The proteins below come from a single Paraconexibacter algicola genomic window:
- a CDS encoding ATPase — MDVLVLIDKLDDLVHNAKGVPMTDQVRVDKEEIYDILDQMRATIPEEIKQARWIVKERQEMLAEAKREAERLVKEARERGERLVSEEEITKQAERAAEDIIEDARAREREIRLGAEDYADEILNTLEVNLSKFIGAVQRGRERLQGKSEELDDEAA, encoded by the coding sequence ATGGACGTCCTGGTCCTCATCGACAAGCTCGACGATCTCGTCCACAACGCCAAGGGCGTGCCCATGACCGATCAGGTCCGGGTGGACAAGGAGGAGATCTACGACATCCTCGATCAGATGCGCGCGACGATCCCCGAGGAGATCAAGCAGGCGCGTTGGATCGTCAAGGAGCGCCAGGAGATGCTGGCCGAGGCCAAGCGCGAGGCCGAACGCCTCGTGAAGGAGGCCCGGGAGCGCGGCGAGCGGCTGGTCTCCGAGGAGGAGATCACCAAGCAGGCCGAGCGCGCCGCCGAGGACATCATCGAGGACGCGCGCGCCCGCGAACGGGAGATCCGCCTGGGCGCCGAGGACTACGCGGACGAGATCCTCAACACGCTCGAGGTGAACCTCTCGAAGTTCATCGGGGCCGTCCAGCGTGGCCGCGAGCGGCTGCAGGGCAAGAGCGAGGAGCTCGACGACGAGGCCGCCTGA
- the coaD gene encoding pantetheine-phosphate adenylyltransferase — protein sequence MTPPAKKIAVCPGSYDPITNGHLDVISRAAGLFDEVIVAIVNNSVRKSRTLFSLEERTAFIERATADLGLQNVRPLPFNTLIVDFARQVGAQTIVKGLRAISDFEYEFEMNQLNRRQAPEIESFYLMASPQYSFLSSSGVKELATFNGNIDGLVPEHVKARLLEELSRG from the coding sequence ATGACTCCGCCCGCGAAGAAGATCGCCGTCTGCCCCGGCAGCTACGACCCGATCACCAACGGCCACCTCGACGTCATCTCCCGGGCCGCCGGCCTGTTCGACGAGGTGATCGTCGCGATCGTGAACAACTCGGTCCGCAAGAGCCGGACGCTGTTCTCGCTCGAGGAGCGGACCGCGTTCATCGAGCGCGCGACCGCCGACCTCGGCCTGCAGAACGTGCGCCCGCTGCCGTTCAACACGCTGATCGTCGACTTCGCCCGCCAGGTCGGGGCGCAGACGATCGTGAAGGGCCTGCGCGCCATCTCCGACTTCGAGTACGAGTTCGAGATGAACCAGCTGAACCGCCGTCAGGCTCCGGAGATCGAGAGCTTCTACCTGATGGCCAGCCCGCAGTACTCGTTCCTCAGCTCCAGCGGCGTGAAGGAGCTCGCGACCTTCAACGGCAACATCGACGGGCTCGTCCCCGAGCACGTCAAGGCGCGGCTGCTGGAAGAGCTGTCCCGCGGGTGA
- the rsmD gene encoding 16S rRNA (guanine(966)-N(2))-methyltransferase RsmD: MRVVAGIYGGRRLHAPRGDGTRPTSDRVREAVFSALGPLDGAVVLDLFAGTGALGIEALSRGAARALFVEQDRRALAVLRRNLADLSVPAPAAQVRGGDARAALRTARERGDHYSLVFLDPPYRLAPALGDELTDGLTGLLAPGARVVAEMDRRAPLELGLPCVLDRRYGDTLIRIHSATT; encoded by the coding sequence ATGAGGGTCGTCGCCGGCATCTACGGGGGCCGCCGCCTGCACGCCCCCCGGGGCGACGGCACCCGACCGACGTCCGACCGGGTACGGGAGGCGGTGTTCAGCGCGCTCGGCCCGCTCGACGGCGCCGTCGTCCTCGACCTGTTCGCGGGCACCGGGGCGCTGGGGATCGAGGCGCTGTCGCGCGGGGCGGCCCGCGCCCTGTTCGTCGAGCAGGACCGGCGCGCGCTCGCCGTCCTGCGCCGCAACCTCGCGGACCTGAGCGTCCCGGCGCCAGCGGCGCAGGTCCGCGGCGGCGACGCCCGTGCGGCGCTGCGAACCGCACGGGAGAGGGGGGACCACTACAGTCTCGTCTTTCTCGACCCTCCGTACCGGCTGGCGCCGGCGCTCGGGGACGAGCTCACCGACGGCCTCACCGGCCTCCTCGCTCCCGGCGCGCGCGTCGTGGCCGAGATGGACCGGCGGGCCCCGCTGGAGCTCGGACTGCCGTGCGTGCTGGACCGCCGCTACGGCGACACCCTCATCCGCATCCACAGCGCCACCACATGA